One genomic window of Diospyros lotus cultivar Yz01 chromosome 8, ASM1463336v1, whole genome shotgun sequence includes the following:
- the LOC127808923 gene encoding isocitrate dehydrogenase [NAD] catalytic subunit 6, mitochondrial-like codes for MVPSSLATGGSLSRRCRSFPLCVLQSRSSQILFGPSARVFSCFDHSLSSAIDPIRATLFPGDNIDLEIAESVKQGFYSCCVDNNV; via the exons ATGGTTCCCTCTTCCCTCGCTACTGGTGGTTCCCTCTCCCGACGCTGCCGGTCGTTCCCGCT ATGCGTCCTGCAAAGCCGTTCCAGCCAGATCTTGTTTGGTCCATCGGCTAGGGTTTTCTCGTGCTTCGATCACAGCCTATCCTCCGCCATCGATCCCATCCGCGCCACTCTCTTCCCCGGCGACAACATCGATCTCGAGATCGCCGAGTCTGTCAAACAG GGCTTTTATAGTTGTTGTGTGGACAACAACGTGTGA